A window of Primulina huaijiensis isolate GDHJ02 chromosome 9, ASM1229523v2, whole genome shotgun sequence contains these coding sequences:
- the LOC140985360 gene encoding bidirectional sugar transporter SWEET16-like, with the protein MAGLSFILGIIGNVISILMFASPIKTFKHVVKKKSTENYNGLPYITTLLSTSLWSYYGLLKPGGLLIVTVNGAGVALHVIYVALFLIYASNDIKVKYVKLVATINIGFLGAVTLVTQLALHGSLRITLIGILCAGLTIAMYAAPLSVMKTVIQMKSVKYMPFFLSFFQFLNGGIWSAYAVLVKDYYIGVPNGIGFLLGSAQLILYAVYKNKSMAEDPMEEEGSGHLFEGGNRSLSKGNSLPKPSIARQYDQDITKTISLSSCELGVVNDRDIEKGFQESH; encoded by the exons ATGGCTGGCTTAAGCTTCATCCTCGGAATTATAg GGAATGTGATTTCCATTCTCATGTTCGCGTCTCCTAT AAAAACCTTTAAGCATGTAGTGAAGAAGAAATCCACAGAGAATTACAATGGACTACCTTATATAACCACATTGTTGAGTACCAGCTTGTGGTCATATTATGGACTTCTTAAGCCTGGTGGCTTACTGATTGTCACTGTCAATGGTGCTGGAGTCGCTTTGCATGTTATATATGTCGCCCTCTTTCTTATATACGCCTCGAACGACATCAAG GTAAAATATGTGAAATTGGTGGCGACAATAAACATTGGGTTTCTTGGGGCTGTAACACTCGTAACTCAGCTTGCTTTGCATGGGAGTCTGCGCATTACACTGATTGGAATCCTGTGTGCAGGATTGACCATTGCCATGTATGCTGCACCTCTCTCTGTTATG AAAACAGTAATTCAAATGAAAAGCGTGAAGTACATGCCCTTTTTCCTCTCGTTCTTCCAATTTCTCAACGGTGGGATATGGTCTGCCTATGCGGTACTTGTTAAAGATTACTATATTGGG GTGCCAAATGGGATTGGATTTTTGTTGGGTTCGGCCCAATTAATATTGTATGCTGTCTACAAAAACAAATCGATGGCGGAGGATCCGATGGAAGAAGAAGGTTCGGGCCATTTATTCGAAGGCGGTAATCGCAGCCTTAGCAAAGGAAACAGCCTTCCGAAGCCATCCATTGCTCGACAATACGATCAAGATATCACCAAAACAATTTCACTGAGCTCCTGTGAGTTGGGAGTCGTCAATGACAGAGACATCGAGAAAGGTTTTCAAGAAAGCCATTGA